The stretch of DNA GAAACCGCCATCGGCACGCCGACACCGGCTCAGCTCCGCGCCTGGGCGGCGGTGCAGGCCGGGCGCGACGTGCTGGTGGCGGCGCCCACCGGCTCGGGCAAGACCCTGGCCGCGTTCCTTGCCGCCATCGACGAACTGGTGCGGGAGGGGGAGGTGTTCGGCCTGCCGGACGAGACCCGTATCCTTTATATCTCGCCGCTCAAGGCGCTGAGCAACGACATCCACAAGAACCTCCAGCTCCCGCTGGAAGGCATCCAGCGGATGCTGTTCGAAGCGGGCCGGACCGCTCTGGCGATCCGCTCCCAGGTCCGCACCGGCGACACGCCGGCCACCGAGCGCGCCGCGATGAAGCGCCAGCCGCCGCATATCCTGGTGACCACGCCGGAATCCATCTACATCCTGTTGACCAGTGCCAGCGGGCGGCGGATGTTGGGTTCGGTGCGGACGGTGATCGTCGATGAAATCCACGCCGTGCTGGGCAGCAAGCGCGGCTCGCACCTGGCGCTGTCGCTGGAGCGGCTGGAACGCTTGGCCGGCCGGGGGCTCAGGCGGATCGGCTTGTCCGCTACCCAGCGTCCGGTCGAGGAGGTCGCGCGTTTCCTCACCGGCGGGCGCGGCGAATGCATCATCGTGGACGAAGGCCATCGGCGGCGGCTGGACTTAGGGATCGAGCTGCCGGATTTCCCGCTGGAGGCGGTGCTGTCGAACGAGGCGGCCGGGCAGGTCTATGACCGCATGGCCGAGCTGGTGCGTCAGCACCGCACCACCCTGGTGTTCGTGAACACCCGCCGCATGGCGGAGCGGCTGGCACGGGCGCTGGCCGAACGGGTCGGCGAGGACAGCGTCACCTCGCATCACGGCAGCCTGTCCAAGGAGCAGCGGCTGGAAGCGGAAAACCGGCTCAAGGCCGGCGCACTGAAGGCCCTGGTGGCGACGGCTTCGCTGGAGCTGGGCATCGACATCGGCGACATCGACCTGGTGTGCCAGTTCGGCGCGACCGGGACCATCGCCGCCTTCCTGCAACGGGTCGGGCGTTCTGGGCATTATGCCGGCGGCCTGCCGAAAGGCAGGTTATTTCCGACCAGCCGAGACGACCTGGTCGACTGCATCGCGCTGGTCGATGCGCTGCGGCAGGGCGAACTCGACCGCATTCCGATCCCGGCCCAGCCGCTGGACGTGCTGGCCCAGCAGATCGTTGCCATGGTGGCCTGCGAGGAATGGGGCGAGGACGAACTCTACGCCGTCGTGCGCGGCGCCTATCCCTACCGCGAGCTGGCGCGCGAAGCCTTCGACGCGCTGCTCGCCATGCTGGCCGACGGCTACAGCACCCGCCGCGGCATCCGCGGCGCCTACCTGCACCGCGACCGCATCCACGGTCGGCTGCGGCCCCGCAAGGGCGCGCTGCTGACCGCGGTCACCTGCGGCGGCGCGATTCCTGACAATGCCGAATACCGGGTGATCGTCGAGCCGAGCGGGGAGGTCGTCGGCAGCGTGGACGAGGATTTCGCCATCGAAAGCATGTCGGGCGACGTGTTCCAGCTCGGCAACACCAGTTGGCGGGTGCTGCGGCTGGAGGGCGGGGCGCTGCGGGTCGAGGATGCCGCCGGCATCCCGCCCAGCATTCCCTTCTGGTTCGGCGAGGCGCCGGGACGCTCGCATGAGTTGTCGCTGGCGGTGTCGCGTCTGCGGGCGCGGATCGGGGATGGCCTGGAGCAGTCGGCGCCGGAAAAAGTCGCCGAGGGGCTGTCCGCCGAACTGGGACTGGCGCCGGGGCCGGTGCAACAGGCGGTCGACTACCTGGCCGCCGCCAAGGCGGTGCTGGGCGTGCTGCCGACCTTCGACACGGTGGTGTTCGAGCGCTTCTTCGACGAATCCGGCGGCATGCAGTTCATCATCCACGCCCCCTTCGGCAGCCGGGTCAACCGCGCCTGGGGGCTGGCGCTGCGCAAGCGCTTCTGCCGCACCTTCAATTTCGAACTCCAGGCCGCGGCGACCGAGAACGCACTGATCCTGTCGCTGGGCGTGGCGCAGAGTTTCGCCCTGGAAGAGGTCAAGCAGTTCCTGAGCGTCGACACGGTGAGGACCCTCCTGGTCCAGGCGATGCTCGATGCGCCCATGTTCAAGGTGCGCTGGCGGTGGAACGCGGTCTGCGCCCTGGCGCTCAAGCGCTTCCAGGGCGGCGGCAAGACCCCGCCCTACCTGCTGCGGATGCAGGCGGAGGACCTGGTGACCTGCGTGTTCCCGGACCAGCTCGCCTGTTTCGAAAACATCGTCGGCGACCGCGAGGTTCCCGACCATCCCCTGGTCAACCAGACCGTGCACGATTGCCTGACCGAGGCCATGGACCTGGACCGGCTGATCGAGGTGATCCGGGGCATCCGCGAGGGGACGATCCGGGTCGAATGCCGTGATCTCACCGAGCCTTCGCCGCTGGCCGCCGAGATCGTCAATTCCAAGGTCTACACCTTCCTCGACGGCGCGCCGCTGGAAGAACGGCGGACCCGCGCGGTATCCATGCGCCGCTGGCTGGAGCCCGGCGCCGCCGGCGAGCTGGGCCAGCTCGACGCGGCGGCGATCGCCCGCGTGCTCGAGGAGATCGAGCCGCAAGGCGGCGCTGCCGAAGAGGTACACGACGCGCTGAGCGTCTCCGGCTACGTCACGGTGCAGGAGGCTGCCCAAAGGGGCTGGATGCGCTTCCTGGCGGAACTCGCGGGCTCCGGCCGTGCCGCCCGCCTGCCTTGTGGCGGCGCGGGGTTGTGGCTCGCCGCCGAACGCTGGCCGCAGTTCCGGGCCGTCTATCCCGACACCGCGACCGAACCGGCGCTGAGGTTGCCGCCGGCCCTGGACGCCGCGTTCTGGGAGCCCGGGCCGGCTCTGGTGGAAATCCTGCGCGCCCGCCTCGGCGTCATCGGACCGGCGACCGCGGCGCGGCTCGTCGCCCAGACCGGGCTGGCCGCGGCGACGGTCGAGGCGGCCCTTTACGCGCTCGAAAACGAAGGCACGGTGTTGCGCGGCACCTTCACGCCGGGGGCGAGCGAAACCGAATGGTGCGAGCGCGGCATCCTGGCGCGCATCCACCGCTACACCCTCGGGCGGCTGCGGCAGGCGATCGAGCCGGTCACGGCGGCCGATTTCGTGCGGTTTCTCTTGCACTGGCAGCATGTGCATCCGGCGGCGAAGGTCCGCGGCAAGGAGGGCTTGGCCCTGGTGCTGGATCGGCTCGAAGGCTTCCAGGCCACCGCCGCGGCTTGGGAACGGGAGCTGTTGCCCTTGCGGGTGGAGGATTACGATCCGGCCTGGCTGGACGCGCTCTGCGTCTCCGGCCGTATCCTATGGCGGCGTCTGCCCCGCGAGGGCTCCGGCGGCGGGTCGCTGCGGGTCGCGCCCTTGGTCTTGCTGCCGCGCGTCCACAGCGCCCGGTGGCTGCCCGCTGCGTCTCCGGAAGTGTCGGGCATCGCGGCCCGCGTGGCCGAGAGCCTGGAACGGCGCGGCGCGCAGTTCTTTGACGAACTGGTGGCTTCGACCGGCTTGCTCAAGACGCAAACCGAGGACGCCCTGTCGGAACTGGCTGCGAAAGGCCGGGTCACTTCGGACAGTTTCATGGGCCTGCGCGCCCTGCTGATGCCGGAGCAGCGCAAGCGGCGCTACCGCGGCGTGACGGGAATCGAGGACGCGGGGCGCTGGAGCCTGGCGCCATCCGGCTCCGGCGAGAGTCAGGCAGACCGCACCGAGCATGCCGCCCGGGTGCTGCTGAAGCGCTACGGCGTGGTGTTCCGCAGCCTGCTGGAACGCGAACCGTCGATGCCGGCCTGGCTGGAGCTGGTCCGGGTATACCGGCGGCTGGAGGCGCGCGGCGAAATCCGCGGCGGGCGTTTCATCGCCGGCCGCTACGGCGAGCAATTCGCTCTGCCGGAGGCGGTCGAGTCGCTGCGCAAGCTGCGCAGCCAGCCGCCCGACGGCTTGGTCGTCTCCGTCGACGGCGCCGATCCGCTCAACCTGGCCGGCATCGTGCTGCCCGGCGAGCGCATCGCCGCCAACAGCGGCAAGCGGCTGGTGCTGCGGGACGGCGTGCCGGTGGCGGTGGGAACGGCGCAAGGGGTGGTGCATCTCGCCACCGACGGGGGGCCGGTCGACCCGCGGCAGGCGGCGGCGCGGCCGCCGGTGGCGCCCGGCTTGCGAGCCTACCTGGGCAAGCGCCGATAATTCGAAGTTTTCGACAGACAGGACGTTGCATGAGCAGATACGAGTTTCCCGAGAATTTTCTGTGGGGCGTGGCCACCTCGGCCTACCAGGTCGAAGGCTCGCCCCTGGCCGATGGCGCGGGGCCCAGCAACTGGCACCGCTTTTGCCGCCAGCCGGGGCGGATATTGAACGGCGACACCGGCGACCTCGCCTGCGACCACTACCGGCGTTTCCGGGAGGACATCGCGCTGATGAAGGAACTGGGTCTCTCGGCCTACCGTTTCTCGATCGCCTGGAGCCGGGTGTTCCCGGAAGGGAAGGGCAGGCTCAATCCGCGCGGACTCGCCCATTACCAGTCCCTGGTCGATACGCTGCTGGCCCACGGCATCCGGCCGATGGCCACGCTCTATCATTGGGACCTGCCGGCGGCGCTCGAGGATGCCGGCGGCTGGGCGAATCGCGACAGCGCGGGCTGGTTCGCCGACTACGCCCACACCGTCATCCGCGCCCTGGGCGACAAGATCGATTTCTGGGCGACACTGAACGAGCCCTGGGTCATCATGGACGCGGGCTATATGTCGGGCGTGCATCCGCCGGGCCATGTCTCGCCGAAGGAAGCGCCCTGGGTCTCGCATAACCTGCTGCGCGCTCATGCCTTGGGCGTTCAGGCCTTCCGTGCCGACGGCAGGGGGCAGATCGGCCTGGTGGTCAACCTCGAG from Methylococcus geothermalis encodes:
- a CDS encoding DEAD/DEAH box helicase, which gives rise to MSMEGFHAIVGAWFETAIGTPTPAQLRAWAAVQAGRDVLVAAPTGSGKTLAAFLAAIDELVREGEVFGLPDETRILYISPLKALSNDIHKNLQLPLEGIQRMLFEAGRTALAIRSQVRTGDTPATERAAMKRQPPHILVTTPESIYILLTSASGRRMLGSVRTVIVDEIHAVLGSKRGSHLALSLERLERLAGRGLRRIGLSATQRPVEEVARFLTGGRGECIIVDEGHRRRLDLGIELPDFPLEAVLSNEAAGQVYDRMAELVRQHRTTLVFVNTRRMAERLARALAERVGEDSVTSHHGSLSKEQRLEAENRLKAGALKALVATASLELGIDIGDIDLVCQFGATGTIAAFLQRVGRSGHYAGGLPKGRLFPTSRDDLVDCIALVDALRQGELDRIPIPAQPLDVLAQQIVAMVACEEWGEDELYAVVRGAYPYRELAREAFDALLAMLADGYSTRRGIRGAYLHRDRIHGRLRPRKGALLTAVTCGGAIPDNAEYRVIVEPSGEVVGSVDEDFAIESMSGDVFQLGNTSWRVLRLEGGALRVEDAAGIPPSIPFWFGEAPGRSHELSLAVSRLRARIGDGLEQSAPEKVAEGLSAELGLAPGPVQQAVDYLAAAKAVLGVLPTFDTVVFERFFDESGGMQFIIHAPFGSRVNRAWGLALRKRFCRTFNFELQAAATENALILSLGVAQSFALEEVKQFLSVDTVRTLLVQAMLDAPMFKVRWRWNAVCALALKRFQGGGKTPPYLLRMQAEDLVTCVFPDQLACFENIVGDREVPDHPLVNQTVHDCLTEAMDLDRLIEVIRGIREGTIRVECRDLTEPSPLAAEIVNSKVYTFLDGAPLEERRTRAVSMRRWLEPGAAGELGQLDAAAIARVLEEIEPQGGAAEEVHDALSVSGYVTVQEAAQRGWMRFLAELAGSGRAARLPCGGAGLWLAAERWPQFRAVYPDTATEPALRLPPALDAAFWEPGPALVEILRARLGVIGPATAARLVAQTGLAAATVEAALYALENEGTVLRGTFTPGASETEWCERGILARIHRYTLGRLRQAIEPVTAADFVRFLLHWQHVHPAAKVRGKEGLALVLDRLEGFQATAAAWERELLPLRVEDYDPAWLDALCVSGRILWRRLPREGSGGGSLRVAPLVLLPRVHSARWLPAASPEVSGIAARVAESLERRGAQFFDELVASTGLLKTQTEDALSELAAKGRVTSDSFMGLRALLMPEQRKRRYRGVTGIEDAGRWSLAPSGSGESQADRTEHAARVLLKRYGVVFRSLLEREPSMPAWLELVRVYRRLEARGEIRGGRFIAGRYGEQFALPEAVESLRKLRSQPPDGLVVSVDGADPLNLAGIVLPGERIAANSGKRLVLRDGVPVAVGTAQGVVHLATDGGPVDPRQAAARPPVAPGLRAYLGKRR